ATATGAAGATTGGTTTGTATTATATGTTTCAGGTGGGAGCAGAGTTTATAGGTACTCTGATACTAATCTTTGCAGGGACAGCCACACCAATTGTGAACCAGAAGACACAAGGCTCTGAAACCTTAATTGGACTGGCTGCCTCGAGTGGGCTGGCTGTAATGATTGTCATTCTGTCAACTGGCCACATCTCTGGAGCCCATCTCAACCCTGCTCTGACCATTGCTTTTGCTGCTCTCAAGCATTTCCCCTGGAAACATGTACTATTACCTGCTCCGTACCACTTAATTCACTTATGGCTCTTGTTTAAGTTGTCGAGTGCGTTAATTTTACTTTTTGACAGGTTCCTGTGTATATTGGAGCACAAATTATAGCATCATTATGTGCTGCATTCACACTAAAGGTGGTTTTGCACCCAATAATGGGTGGTGGAGTCACTGTTCCTTCTGGTAGTTATGTTCAAGCTTTTGCGTTGGAGTTCATCATCAGCTTTAATCTCATGTTTGTTGTCACTGCCGTGGCCACCGACACCAGAGCTGTAAGCATTCACTCTCTTCTGGTTTCTCTGCTCCTACTTGTCAATTGGACAAAAGTTACACATCCTATTTAATTTGTTTCCAGATCCTTATTAAATAGTGGTTTGTTGCTTTATTCAATCGCAAACTTTACTCACATCCGATATTTACACCGTTATCTAAGCTAGAGTCGTCTTTCTTGTCAAATTATAGGTGGGAGAGCTTGCTGGAATTGCAGTAGGAGCCACTGTCATGCTCAACATACTAATAGCTGGGTAATTATCTGCAATTCTTGCTCTGTTTAACCTGTAGCCATGTGCTGTTCATGTTGCATCTTTTGTACCCTCTCTCgccacccacccaccccccctCTTGGAGGATCTATAGTGTTTTCACGCTttccctccagtgtgactcgaaacCTGGCCCTAACGATCGTGGGCGGAGGTGCTTTACCAACT
The nucleotide sequence above comes from Lycium barbarum isolate Lr01 chromosome 3, ASM1917538v2, whole genome shotgun sequence. Encoded proteins:
- the LOC132633033 gene encoding aquaporin NIP6-1-like, with protein sequence MDPEEGVSAPSTPATPGTPSFPLFDGLKHERKNGNGKKSLLKSCKCFSVEAWATEEGTLPAVSCMLPPPPVSLARKVGAEFIGTLILIFAGTATPIVNQKTQGSETLIGLAASSGLAVMIVILSTGHISGAHLNPALTIAFAALKHFPWKHVPVYIGAQIIASLCAAFTLKVVLHPIMGGGVTVPSGSYVQAFALEFIISFNLMFVVTAVATDTRAVGELAGIAVGATVMLNILIAGETTGASMNPVRTLGPAVAAGNYKAIWIYLTAPILGALVGAGVYTAVKLPDEDSSNHAKPSLEQSFRR